In Candidatus Cloacimonadota bacterium, a single genomic region encodes these proteins:
- a CDS encoding S1 RNA-binding domain-containing protein produces the protein MSDKVRETSSKAALKEMREEYLRMLEESFQTTAEFKKGDVVEAPIISIGDNHMILSLGGKFDAYAENGEFADEKGELPYAVGDTLKGYIVDSNDQGFVIGKSLTKQYVDKQSLLDAFERKIPVAGKVYSVTKGGFNVDVLGARAFCPISQMSMRGGDANIDYIGKTLDFMVIECSENCRRVVVSRRQLLEAEENERKAEALKKLEIGSVVTGKVMRMTSFGAFVDLGGIEGLMHVSEISWQHVVKPQDVLKQGQEVEVKILDIKGEKLSLSMKALMENPFEQLVKEIKEGDTINCRILRLHNFGAFAEIKPGVEGLIPVSEMSRNRSVSHPREMLKEGDFVEVQVLRIDADTQKISLSLRALQADPWDQIDEVVTLETPFTGKVESVTNFGVFVTIAEGITGLLPRSRVRDKDNFKPGDEVELMVTAIDREGHRLTLDYTDRQPGELVEQRRRSDDRRSDERRDSREPYDPSRPRRGGRSRADEEWRRYASQKQDTSDDNPFKDL, from the coding sequence ATGTCAGACAAGGTGCGTGAAACCAGCAGCAAAGCTGCTTTGAAAGAAATGCGGGAAGAATATCTTCGCATGCTCGAAGAATCTTTCCAAACCACAGCGGAATTCAAAAAAGGCGACGTCGTTGAAGCCCCCATCATCAGTATCGGTGACAATCACATGATCCTGAGCCTGGGCGGCAAGTTCGACGCCTATGCCGAAAACGGCGAATTTGCCGACGAAAAGGGCGAGCTGCCCTACGCCGTCGGCGACACCCTCAAAGGTTACATCGTTGACAGCAACGACCAGGGATTCGTCATCGGCAAAAGCCTTACCAAGCAATATGTGGACAAACAGTCACTACTCGACGCTTTCGAGCGCAAAATCCCGGTTGCCGGCAAAGTTTACTCAGTCACCAAGGGCGGGTTCAACGTCGATGTCCTCGGCGCCCGCGCTTTCTGCCCCATTTCCCAGATGAGCATGCGGGGCGGTGACGCGAATATTGACTACATCGGCAAAACCTTGGATTTCATGGTGATCGAGTGTTCCGAAAATTGCCGCCGCGTGGTGGTTTCCCGTCGCCAGCTTTTGGAAGCCGAGGAAAACGAGAGGAAGGCTGAAGCCCTCAAAAAGCTTGAGATCGGCTCCGTCGTAACCGGCAAGGTGATGCGCATGACCAGCTTCGGCGCCTTTGTCGATCTGGGCGGCATCGAAGGCCTGATGCACGTCTCCGAGATTTCCTGGCAGCACGTCGTGAAGCCCCAGGACGTCCTCAAGCAGGGCCAGGAAGTGGAAGTGAAAATCCTGGACATCAAGGGCGAAAAGCTCTCCCTTTCGATGAAAGCCCTGATGGAAAACCCCTTTGAACAACTGGTTAAGGAAATCAAGGAAGGCGACACCATCAACTGCCGCATCCTTCGCCTCCACAATTTTGGCGCCTTTGCAGAGATCAAACCCGGCGTGGAAGGCCTCATCCCCGTTTCGGAAATGAGCCGCAACCGCAGCGTTTCCCATCCCCGCGAAATGCTCAAGGAAGGCGATTTCGTGGAGGTCCAGGTGTTGCGCATCGATGCCGACACCCAGAAGATATCCCTTTCCCTGCGCGCCCTGCAAGCCGACCCTTGGGACCAGATCGACGAAGTGGTCACGCTGGAAACCCCCTTCACCGGCAAGGTTGAAAGCGTCACCAATTTCGGCGTCTTTGTAACCATCGCCGAAGGCATCACCGGCCTGCTGCCCCGCTCCAGGGTTCGCGACAAGGACAATTTCAAGCCCGGCGACGAGGTTGAGCTCATGGTAACCGCCATCGACCGCGAAGGCCACCGCCTCACCCTAGACTACACCGACCGCCAGCCCGGCGAGCTTGTGGAACAGCGCCGCCGCTCTGACGACCGTCGTTCCGACGAACGGCGCGATTCCCGCGAACCTTACGACCCCAGCCGTCCCCGCCGCGGCGGACGTTCCCGCGCCGATGAGGAATGGCGCCGCTACGCCAGCCAGAAGCAGGACACCTCGGACGACAATCCTTTCAAAGACTTATAG
- a CDS encoding cysteine--tRNA ligase — MLLYNTAKRAKEEFVPITPGQVKMYVCGPTVYNYFHIGNARAFLTFDVLRRYFEFRGYKVDYVQNITDIEDKIIAQSLEEGVSYKEVADKYATAFLDDSAALGIRRPTHQPRATEVLPEIIAAIAALEKSGHAYEVNGDVYFDTASLPEYGQLSGKKTEEQLPGARVLENLQKRNPADFTLWKAGKPGEPVWNSPWGEGRPGWHTECVVMGQKYLGETFDIHGGGADLIFPHHENELAQALALTGKPLARYWMHNGFLNVDGDKMSKSLNNFFTARDILARHSAEAIRFFFLSKHYRSPIDFNREIIEESERAVKNFYAALRDIDFKSINSAPDGSYESSEQAFVEAMDDDLNTAKALAVLFDLVRHCKNGQLPRPQREQAALMLVRLGEVLGFFSDLSEKLNTALPDLSRQLVELLLTYRREARENKDWKLSDRIRDDLASLGVELRDTPSGCDWKIKD, encoded by the coding sequence ATGCTTTTGTACAACACCGCCAAGCGCGCCAAGGAGGAATTTGTTCCCATCACTCCGGGCCAGGTGAAAATGTATGTCTGCGGACCAACTGTCTATAACTACTTCCACATCGGCAACGCCCGCGCCTTTCTCACTTTTGACGTCCTCCGCCGCTACTTCGAGTTCCGCGGCTACAAAGTTGATTACGTGCAAAACATCACCGACATCGAAGACAAGATCATAGCCCAGTCACTTGAAGAGGGGGTATCCTACAAAGAGGTCGCGGACAAGTATGCCACGGCCTTTCTGGATGACAGCGCAGCCCTCGGCATCCGCAGGCCGACCCATCAGCCCCGTGCCACGGAAGTGCTTCCGGAGATCATCGCCGCCATCGCCGCCCTGGAAAAAAGCGGCCACGCCTACGAGGTGAACGGCGACGTTTATTTCGACACCGCCTCTCTGCCTGAATATGGCCAGCTCTCCGGCAAAAAGACAGAAGAACAGCTTCCCGGCGCCAGAGTGCTGGAAAACCTCCAGAAACGCAATCCAGCCGATTTCACGCTTTGGAAGGCCGGAAAACCCGGAGAGCCCGTCTGGAACAGCCCCTGGGGCGAAGGACGGCCAGGCTGGCACACCGAATGCGTGGTGATGGGCCAGAAGTATCTGGGCGAAACCTTCGACATCCACGGCGGCGGCGCCGACCTCATTTTCCCCCATCACGAGAATGAACTCGCCCAGGCCCTCGCCCTCACCGGCAAACCCCTGGCCAGATACTGGATGCACAATGGTTTTCTGAACGTTGATGGCGACAAGATGAGCAAGAGCCTCAATAATTTCTTCACCGCGCGGGACATCCTGGCTCGGCACAGCGCCGAGGCTATTCGCTTCTTCTTCCTCTCGAAGCACTACCGTTCCCCGATAGATTTCAACCGCGAAATCATCGAGGAATCCGAACGCGCGGTGAAGAACTTTTATGCTGCCCTTCGCGACATCGATTTCAAGAGCATAAACTCCGCCCCTGATGGCAGTTATGAATCTTCTGAACAGGCTTTCGTGGAAGCTATGGACGACGACCTGAACACCGCCAAAGCCCTCGCTGTGCTCTTCGACCTCGTCCGTCACTGCAAAAACGGGCAACTGCCAAGGCCACAGCGGGAGCAGGCAGCGTTGATGCTGGTAAGGCTGGGAGAGGTTTTAGGCTTCTTCTCAGATCTTTCCGAAAAGCTGAACACGGCTTTGCCAGACCTTTCCCGACAACTGGTGGAACTGCTGCTCACTTACCGCCGGGAAGCCCGCGAGAACAAGGATTGGAAACTTTCGGATCGGATCAGGGACGACCTGGCTTCATTGGGTGTGGAGTTGCGCGATACCCCAAGCGGCTGCGACTGGAAAATAAAAGATTAG
- a CDS encoding 23S rRNA (pseudouridine(1915)-N(3))-methyltransferase RlmH: MILRVLQVGKTKEGWLKEGISEYMKRLAPMVRLEVTDIADVSLKTAGSPDAVKAREAALCLKRLAPEDFLVLMDERGEAKTSLEFAEFLNNLSSEKSVVFLIGGVYGAHESLKTRANACLSLSPLTFTHQMARLLLVEQIYRALMINNGRSYHN; encoded by the coding sequence GTGATCCTGCGCGTTCTTCAGGTTGGCAAGACCAAGGAAGGCTGGCTGAAGGAAGGAATCTCCGAATACATGAAACGGCTGGCCCCTATGGTGAGACTGGAGGTGACGGATATAGCTGACGTGAGCCTCAAAACAGCCGGCAGCCCCGACGCCGTGAAAGCCAGGGAAGCCGCTCTGTGCCTGAAACGCCTTGCACCGGAAGATTTCTTGGTCCTGATGGACGAACGTGGCGAAGCTAAAACTTCGCTTGAATTTGCAGAGTTTTTGAATAACTTGTCTTCAGAGAAGTCGGTCGTTTTCCTGATCGGCGGAGTGTATGGCGCGCACGAAAGCCTGAAAACCCGGGCCAATGCTTGCCTGAGCCTGTCACCGTTGACTTTCACGCACCAGATGGCGCGGCTGCTTCTGGTTGAACAGATCTACCGCGCGCTGATGATCAACAATGGTAGAAGCTACCACAATTAA
- the porU gene encoding type IX secretion system sortase PorU, with protein sequence MNKFYAVLAFLLIACSAFASVRVLERSANQILLEYRLESYKLSEVDDMLRVDVAGMDYDIRSGAPLLPLEEARIALPPGGEVNAVLISSSQSQATLSKRLLPVPEVRQNEDVSSHVYKIDESLYLNGAKSLLTTSVSTFRGLDFCALHIRPFAYDGRFGLTVTDQAIIRVDISGDTSHRSLPQSDELLDLFSETLINPGQARQWQKQTSNAVFYSDFSRADYWFRLETDREGMFRIDPDQLTGFPLADIDPRSFRLFSNGGKLLPFTIINPGNEFVEVPIRVVGEEDGSFDPWDYIVFYGTTRDGTEKNISLQNNQTYYNPYSGNTVYWLTFAGEFGGDPLRMVTLPQEHSWYAQTSKSRELTRLETETHRREIIGFDWYMTRMFGNSNSEYEFELQLPDLDPSADQALSFIIRQEDTSIDSLWHNINVFVNGVPVQADTLGSTNFKWRGLGDYLFYKNVSSFVSGQNTVRIRVLRNSTDNLFLNWITVDYTRTINKGSGQNLVNQMALNYEVPIRYNLSGSADTRVYRVNGLADVKMVPLMSSDGQNYFVSTGFSNTKYWLSNDHELHSPVIVGLVETNDLARIQSQYDNVIITADEFQTQALSLADMYLQDYGKRSLVVKQSDIFNQFNGGHPDPVALRQFLRYAWYNYPTPKISSVTLIGLGTSDWRNNSKQAQGKNKLIVFQRGSIASDDYFVMLTQSLYPELTIGRYPVTNSNELAIMLSNRENYVRNPQGGWWRNSAVLLADDLYNSSATIETIHSVQTEAAGNNIHPSILTDKIFAWEYEYDEFQNKPGARDDMMAAINEGRLIWLYTGHGAYDKLGAEDYFNGAADMDRFNNQDRLPFFVASSCSVCHFDYWGFESLGQKTVMMDNLGAIASFAASRSSSPTSNGPMMNHLLDKLTNGRNSLGQSIMIAKVLNTQSNDNDATYMLMGDPLLNVVPPVRDSLMTVSGQAAQGDTLHARDLAIVSGSFASSPVSGTFEIKAFNTKREYDLGWHTFVTQRGAPLFSGSATVTGGAYQTEFIVPDDVTPGNNGFIVSYVWDPAQKQDYTSYHHPLALSDDAVTAENPDAPEIKLYIGSYDFRPGDTVGTNTTLYARISDSNGINVTGSFGHNIMLILDNSLQPVPVTDYFIYDLDSYTTGLLTFPLTGLSEGPHTLQLIAFDNFNLPAVASVEFNVKESGELAIERFLIYPNPMQSSTSFTFTLSRDCDLTFDIYSVTGKKIHSFQTSGCQGFNAIPWDGRDKRGDRFANNTYFVKVRASVDGLKAEATECLVIYK encoded by the coding sequence ATGAATAAGTTCTATGCCGTACTGGCTTTCCTGCTGATTGCCTGCTCAGCTTTTGCTTCCGTACGGGTGCTGGAACGTTCAGCTAACCAGATTCTGCTGGAGTATCGGTTGGAAAGCTATAAACTGAGCGAAGTGGATGATATGCTTCGGGTGGACGTGGCCGGGATGGATTATGACATCCGCTCCGGCGCTCCGTTGCTGCCGCTGGAAGAAGCTCGGATTGCGCTTCCTCCCGGAGGCGAGGTCAACGCCGTGCTGATCAGCTCCAGCCAGAGCCAGGCCACACTTTCCAAGCGGTTGTTGCCTGTGCCGGAAGTAAGGCAGAACGAAGACGTCTCCTCGCATGTTTACAAAATCGATGAAAGCCTATATCTGAATGGCGCCAAATCCTTGCTTACAACCTCCGTCTCCACTTTCAGAGGTTTGGATTTTTGCGCTCTGCACATCCGCCCCTTTGCCTACGACGGGCGCTTCGGGCTCACCGTCACCGATCAGGCCATCATCCGGGTGGACATTTCCGGCGACACATCCCACCGGAGCCTGCCCCAGAGCGACGAACTACTGGATTTGTTCAGTGAAACCCTGATCAATCCCGGGCAAGCCCGCCAATGGCAAAAACAGACCAGTAACGCGGTTTTTTACTCTGATTTTTCCCGGGCGGATTACTGGTTTCGGCTGGAAACAGACCGCGAAGGAATGTTCCGCATCGACCCAGATCAACTGACGGGATTTCCACTTGCGGATATCGACCCCCGTTCGTTCCGCCTCTTCAGCAACGGAGGCAAGCTGCTTCCCTTCACGATCATCAACCCCGGCAACGAGTTTGTGGAGGTGCCCATCCGCGTTGTTGGCGAAGAAGACGGCAGCTTCGACCCCTGGGACTACATCGTTTTTTATGGCACAACCCGGGATGGCACAGAAAAGAACATCAGCCTGCAAAATAACCAGACATATTACAACCCATATTCCGGAAACACTGTTTATTGGCTCACCTTTGCCGGGGAATTCGGCGGAGACCCTCTGCGAATGGTAACTTTGCCACAGGAACATAGCTGGTATGCCCAGACCTCCAAATCCCGTGAATTGACCCGCCTGGAAACTGAAACCCATCGCCGTGAGATAATAGGCTTCGATTGGTATATGACCCGCATGTTCGGCAACTCCAATTCCGAGTACGAGTTCGAGCTTCAGTTGCCAGACCTGGATCCCTCCGCTGACCAGGCCCTTAGTTTCATCATTCGCCAGGAAGATACAAGTATAGACTCCCTCTGGCACAATATCAATGTCTTTGTGAACGGAGTGCCCGTGCAGGCGGATACTCTGGGCTCCACCAACTTCAAATGGAGAGGCTTGGGAGATTATCTGTTTTACAAAAATGTCTCCAGCTTCGTCAGCGGCCAAAACACCGTCCGGATAAGAGTGCTGAGAAATTCCACCGACAACCTTTTCCTGAACTGGATCACCGTTGACTACACCCGAACCATTAATAAAGGCAGCGGTCAGAATTTAGTGAACCAAATGGCCCTCAATTATGAGGTCCCCATCCGCTACAACCTTTCCGGCAGCGCCGACACCCGTGTGTACCGGGTAAATGGCCTGGCTGATGTGAAAATGGTGCCGCTCATGAGTTCCGATGGACAGAATTACTTTGTGAGCACTGGCTTCAGCAATACCAAATACTGGCTCAGTAATGATCATGAGCTCCACAGTCCCGTGATCGTTGGTTTGGTGGAAACCAACGATCTTGCCAGGATCCAGTCTCAATATGACAATGTGATCATCACGGCGGACGAATTTCAAACCCAGGCCCTGTCCTTGGCGGACATGTATCTTCAGGACTATGGCAAACGCAGTCTGGTGGTGAAGCAGAGCGACATCTTCAACCAGTTCAACGGCGGCCATCCTGACCCCGTGGCCCTGCGCCAGTTCCTGCGCTACGCTTGGTACAACTACCCCACGCCCAAGATAAGCTCCGTGACCCTGATCGGCCTTGGCACCAGCGACTGGCGCAACAATTCCAAGCAAGCCCAGGGAAAGAACAAACTTATCGTCTTCCAGCGTGGTTCGATCGCTTCGGACGACTATTTTGTGATGCTCACCCAGTCATTGTATCCCGAACTTACGATTGGGCGCTATCCCGTAACCAATTCCAACGAACTGGCGATTATGCTATCGAATAGGGAAAACTATGTACGCAACCCCCAGGGCGGCTGGTGGCGGAATTCCGCCGTACTGCTGGCTGACGACCTCTACAACAGTTCCGCCACTATCGAAACCATCCACAGCGTCCAAACAGAGGCAGCGGGGAATAATATCCATCCCAGCATCCTCACCGACAAGATCTTTGCCTGGGAATACGAATACGACGAGTTTCAGAACAAACCCGGGGCCAGAGATGACATGATGGCCGCCATTAACGAAGGCCGGCTGATCTGGCTCTACACCGGCCATGGCGCTTATGATAAACTGGGCGCAGAAGACTATTTCAACGGCGCTGCGGACATGGACCGATTCAACAATCAGGACAGGCTCCCCTTCTTCGTAGCATCCTCCTGCTCGGTTTGCCACTTCGACTACTGGGGTTTTGAAAGCCTGGGACAGAAAACCGTGATGATGGACAACCTCGGAGCCATAGCCTCATTTGCTGCCAGCCGCAGCAGCTCGCCTACCAGCAACGGCCCCATGATGAATCATTTGCTTGATAAACTCACCAACGGGCGCAACTCATTGGGCCAGTCCATCATGATAGCCAAGGTCCTCAACACGCAAAGCAACGATAACGACGCCACCTACATGCTGATGGGGGATCCCCTGCTGAATGTGGTTCCGCCAGTGCGCGATAGTCTGATGACCGTGTCTGGCCAGGCTGCACAGGGAGACACCCTGCACGCCAGGGACCTGGCCATCGTGTCCGGATCTTTTGCTTCCTCGCCTGTCAGCGGCACTTTTGAGATCAAAGCCTTCAATACCAAGAGGGAGTACGACTTGGGCTGGCATACCTTTGTCACCCAACGCGGCGCCCCTCTTTTTTCCGGCAGCGCCACTGTGACCGGAGGAGCCTACCAGACCGAATTCATCGTTCCAGACGATGTGACCCCAGGCAACAATGGCTTCATAGTTTCCTATGTCTGGGATCCCGCCCAGAAACAAGACTACACGAGCTACCACCATCCCCTGGCCCTCAGTGACGATGCCGTGACAGCCGAAAATCCCGATGCGCCGGAAATAAAACTCTATATTGGCAGTTACGATTTCCGCCCCGGCGACACCGTTGGCACCAACACCACGCTTTACGCCAGGATTTCGGACAGCAACGGGATCAATGTCACGGGTAGTTTTGGACACAATATAATGCTGATCCTGGACAACTCGCTCCAGCCTGTGCCAGTGACGGATTATTTCATCTATGACCTGGATTCCTACACCACCGGCCTACTCACCTTCCCCCTGACCGGGCTAAGCGAAGGTCCCCACACCCTCCAACTGATTGCTTTCGACAACTTTAACCTACCCGCCGTGGCCAGCGTTGAGTTCAACGTGAAGGAAAGCGGCGAACTGGCCATCGAACGCTTCCTCATCTACCCCAACCCCATGCAAAGCTCCACCAGCTTCACTTTCACGCTCTCCCGCGATTGCGACCTCACCTTCGACATCTACTCAGTCACCGGGAAAAAGATACACAGCTTCCAGACCAGCGGATGCCAGGGTTTCAACGCCATTCCCTGGGATGGCCGGGACAAACGGGGTGACCGTTTCGCCAACAACACCTATTTCGTGAAGGTACGCGCCTCCGTCGACGGTCTCAAGGCCGAGGCCACCGAATGCCTGGTGATCTATAAATAA
- a CDS encoding Na/Pi cotransporter family protein, with product MTFLDFLNLVGGLALFIYGMNMMSENLQAVAGNEMRRILKKITNTPFKGVLVGVAITGVIQSSSATTVMLIGLVNAGIMTLQQAVGVVMGANIGTTVTAQLIAFNIGDVALAFVIVGVVGTFLKRSRRMEHWSLIILGFGLLFVGLNLMSASVAVLKDSSFARQILARAADYPLLAILAGALFTMIIQSSSASVGIVMVLATNGLISFEGAMYLVYGDNIGTTITAWLAGLGANNTAKRVALVHTLFNIIGTVVIATLTYQGIYKVFINAITPGNVYLGENMGRHIANAHTFFNVLNTLWMLPFAGLLAKLAERMIPKDPEDLVSLGEPKHLNYHLIHDSQLAIDQSIKEMREMLRLVRLGLFVSYEAFRDKNYKKQIRVSRIESAIDHLQREITRYLVTVNERTNAQTIIQKIPALLHSVNDIEKIGDFTEEVNRILNYQIPAQKDSLSPEFRAMIDDFHSRVIEMLDLSIEYIEEFKPVYTFKIIELEGRINELHHSLRAKIMKQIQNAACDPVGGLNTIDYIDAMELIADKLKNLVKAGTYNFIYNVDILETDEDNHPVTPNKS from the coding sequence ATGACGTTTCTTGACTTCCTGAACCTTGTTGGCGGCCTCGCGCTCTTCATCTACGGTATGAACATGATGAGCGAAAACCTGCAGGCCGTGGCCGGAAACGAGATGCGCCGCATCCTCAAGAAGATCACCAACACACCCTTCAAAGGCGTTCTGGTGGGCGTTGCCATCACCGGCGTCATCCAGAGCAGTTCAGCCACCACCGTGATGCTCATCGGCCTGGTCAACGCCGGGATAATGACCCTGCAGCAGGCCGTCGGAGTGGTGATGGGCGCCAATATCGGCACCACCGTCACCGCCCAGCTCATCGCCTTTAACATCGGCGACGTCGCCCTGGCTTTCGTGATCGTCGGCGTGGTGGGAACCTTCCTCAAGCGCAGCCGCAGAATGGAACACTGGAGCCTGATCATTCTGGGCTTCGGCCTCCTGTTCGTGGGTCTGAACCTGATGTCAGCATCCGTCGCGGTCTTGAAGGATTCGTCTTTTGCCAGGCAAATTCTAGCCCGGGCGGCGGATTACCCTCTGCTGGCCATTCTGGCCGGAGCGCTCTTCACCATGATCATCCAGAGTTCCTCCGCTTCAGTGGGTATCGTGATGGTTCTGGCCACCAACGGCCTCATCTCCTTTGAGGGCGCCATGTATCTGGTTTACGGCGACAACATCGGTACCACGATCACCGCCTGGCTAGCCGGCTTGGGGGCGAACAACACTGCCAAAAGGGTGGCCCTGGTCCACACTTTGTTCAACATCATCGGAACGGTCGTCATCGCCACGCTCACCTATCAGGGAATTTACAAGGTTTTCATCAACGCCATCACTCCCGGAAACGTTTATCTGGGGGAAAACATGGGCCGCCATATCGCCAACGCCCATACCTTCTTCAACGTCCTGAACACTCTCTGGATGCTGCCTTTCGCCGGGCTCCTCGCCAAACTGGCGGAACGCATGATTCCCAAAGACCCCGAGGACCTGGTCTCCTTGGGCGAACCTAAACACCTGAACTACCATCTGATACACGATTCGCAGCTCGCCATCGACCAATCCATCAAAGAAATGCGCGAAATGCTGCGCCTCGTGCGCCTCGGCCTCTTCGTTTCCTATGAAGCTTTCCGAGACAAGAATTACAAAAAGCAAATCCGCGTATCCCGCATCGAAAGTGCCATCGACCACCTCCAGCGTGAAATCACCCGCTACCTGGTGACCGTGAACGAGCGCACCAACGCCCAGACGATCATCCAAAAAATCCCCGCCCTCCTCCACAGCGTGAACGACATCGAAAAGATCGGCGACTTCACCGAGGAGGTCAACCGCATCCTCAACTACCAGATACCTGCCCAAAAAGACAGCCTCTCCCCGGAATTCCGGGCCATGATAGACGACTTTCACAGCCGCGTTATCGAGATGCTGGACCTCTCCATCGAGTACATTGAGGAATTCAAGCCCGTTTACACCTTTAAGATAATTGAGCTCGAAGGCCGCATCAATGAACTGCACCACAGCCTCCGCGCCAAGATAATGAAACAGATCCAAAACGCGGCCTGCGACCCCGTTGGAGGGCTTAACACCATCGACTACATCGACGCCATGGAGCTCATTGCCGACAAGCTCAAAAACCTCGTAAAGGCCGGTACTTACAACTTCATCTACAACGTGGACATCCTGGAAACGGATGAGGACAACCATCCGGTAACGCCGAACAAAAGCTGA
- the lysS gene encoding lysine--tRNA ligase: MQPKDNQFVKLRKQKLAKLRELGIDPYPIKSERSHLISEVLEGREEWIASEREVTLAGRLVAMRRQGKLGFGNLEDASGKIQVYVAQNLVGEENYELFKLCDPGDFVQISGTMFNTQSGEYSIKAARVTLLSKNIRPLPAVKEKVENGKTIRYDEFSDIELRYRKRYLDLLLNPSHRDVFICRAKIITAIRVFLDTRGFTEVETPVLQPLYGGANARPFVTHHNTLDTDLYLRIATELYLKRLIVGGFESVYELGKDFRNEGMDRVHNPEFTMLEVYEAYSDLEGMMNLTENLIRHLAIDVLSQKEFVFRGHSIDLSKPFTRAPMTELVAEYAGIDLADMDLGKATAFCRERKIEIPPGSGVGKLIALIYEEFVEEKLVQPTFVTDFPKEISPLAKAKADNPLLADRFELMIAGHEFANAFSELNDPIDQRARLEAQAALRALGDEEAQTVDEDFLEALEYGMPPMGGLGIGIDRLVMLLTENDSIKEVILFPQMKPE, from the coding sequence ATGCAGCCCAAGGACAACCAGTTCGTAAAGCTGCGCAAGCAGAAACTGGCCAAGTTGCGCGAACTTGGGATAGACCCCTATCCCATTAAGTCGGAACGCTCCCATCTCATCTCGGAGGTGCTTGAAGGCCGGGAGGAATGGATCGCCTCGGAGCGCGAAGTAACGCTCGCGGGACGCCTTGTGGCCATGCGCCGCCAGGGCAAGCTGGGTTTTGGAAACCTTGAGGACGCCAGCGGAAAGATCCAGGTTTACGTGGCCCAAAACCTTGTGGGAGAAGAGAACTACGAGCTTTTCAAGCTCTGTGACCCCGGCGATTTCGTTCAGATAAGTGGGACCATGTTCAATACCCAGTCCGGCGAATATTCCATCAAAGCGGCGCGGGTGACGCTGCTCTCCAAGAACATCCGGCCCCTGCCAGCCGTGAAGGAAAAGGTGGAAAACGGGAAAACCATTCGCTACGACGAGTTTTCCGATATCGAGCTTCGCTACCGCAAACGCTATCTGGACCTGCTGCTCAACCCTTCCCACCGCGACGTCTTCATCTGCCGCGCGAAGATCATCACCGCCATCCGCGTCTTTCTGGACACCCGCGGCTTCACAGAAGTCGAAACCCCTGTGCTCCAGCCCCTCTACGGCGGCGCGAACGCCCGTCCCTTCGTTACCCACCACAACACGCTGGATACCGACCTCTATCTGCGGATCGCCACGGAACTATATCTCAAACGCCTGATCGTGGGCGGCTTCGAGAGCGTTTACGAACTCGGCAAGGATTTCCGGAACGAGGGCATGGACCGCGTCCACAACCCGGAATTCACCATGCTCGAGGTCTATGAGGCCTATTCTGACCTCGAGGGGATGATGAACCTCACCGAAAACCTCATCCGCCATCTGGCCATCGACGTCTTGAGCCAAAAGGAATTCGTTTTCCGCGGGCATAGCATCGACCTGTCCAAACCCTTCACCCGGGCCCCGATGACCGAGCTGGTGGCAGAATACGCCGGAATCGACCTGGCAGACATGGATTTGGGCAAAGCCACCGCCTTCTGCAGGGAACGGAAAATCGAAATCCCGCCCGGTTCCGGAGTGGGGAAACTGATTGCCCTCATCTATGAGGAATTTGTGGAGGAAAAGCTGGTCCAGCCGACTTTCGTGACCGATTTTCCCAAGGAAATCTCCCCCCTCGCCAAAGCCAAAGCCGACAATCCCCTGCTCGCTGACCGCTTTGAACTGATGATCGCCGGACACGAATTCGCCAACGCCTTCAGCGAGCTGAACGACCCCATCGACCAACGCGCCCGCCTCGAAGCCCAGGCCGCCCTCCGCGCCCTTGGCGACGAAGAGGCCCAAACCGTTGATGAGGACTTCCTCGAAGCCCTCGAATACGGGATGCCCCCAATGGGCGGACTCGGAATCGGGATCGACCGACTGGTGATGCTGCTCACCGAAAACGACTCCATCAAAGAGGTTATCCTCTTCCCCCAAATGAAGCCGGAATAA